GCCGAGGTTGGCTGCATCGCGTTGATTACAGTTGCTCCTACATCCACCACGCTCTGTAACAACTTGGTTATAGACGAGGTGCCTAGATCCCGCGCATCGTCTCCGCCATAAGCCAGTCGCACACCGCGCGGATGTCGTTGTTCGACTTCTCGTACACCTCGATCTGCCGGTGCGCGCTGGTGCCCCCGCGGGCAATCTCGCGGATGACCTCCATGTGCTTGCCGGTGCCGAAGATGTCGGTGGCTTCCTTCACGAAGTCGATGAGCTCGTCGATCAGCCCGGCAAATGGCTTCTCTTCCTGGATGCCGAAGTCGATCATCTTCGCTTCGGTGCCGTAGCGGATCGCGCGCCACTTGTTCTCGTCGATCAGCGCGCGCGCATACGTCCGCCAAGCGGTGTTGCGCCGGTACATCAGGTAGAGCTTGGCCATCAGCGCCTGGATCAACGCGACGACCGCGATCGTGTGATCCATGTTGGTGGGCATGTCGCAGATGCGCACTTCCACGGTGTCGAAGAGGTAGTGCGGCCGCACGTCCCACCAGAGCTTCTTGCCGTTGTCCATGCAGCCGGTCTTGATGAGCGTGTTCACGAAGCGCTCGAGCTGCTCCACGCTCTCGAACTCGTCGGGGATGCCCGTGCGCGGGAAGCGCTTGAAGATCTGGCAGCGCATGCTCTTGAGGCCGGTGTTTCGGCCCATCCAGAACGGCGAGCTGCACGTCAGCGCGAGCAGGTGCGGCAGGAAGTAGCGGATCTGGTTGGCCATGGCCAACGCCACCTGCTTCTCCTTGATGCCTACGTGCACGTGCAGACCGAAGATGAGGTTCGCGCGCGCCATGTCCTGCATGTCGTGGACGATGTTGTGGTACCGCGCGTGGTCGGTGATGTCCTGCTGCTTCCAGTCGGCGAAGGGGTGCGTGGAAGCGGCCATGATGCGCAGGCCGCCCTTGCGCGCGAGCTTGTCGAGCTCGCCGCGCATCTCGCAGAGCTCGCTGCGCACCGCGCCCACGTCCTTACAAATCGTGGTCCCCACTTCGACCATGGACTGGTGCATCTCCGGGCGCACGCGCTCGCGGAGCACGCTCTTGCCGTCCTCGATGAGCCGCGACACGTAGCTGCGCAGGTCGCGGCTCTCGGGGTGGACGATCTGGTACTCCTCCTCGACGCCGAGCGTGAACTGTCCGTCGATCATGATGGTCCCCTTGGCCTAGCCGGCCTTGGCCACGCCGCCGTTGGTGATCTCGCACCAACCCGCGGGGCGCGCCTTGGGCTTATCGAGGTAGTTGCGGAACGGGTAGCCGCCGTACGGCTTGCGGCCCTCGCGCGCGATCTTGATGGCGAACTTGGCCATCTGGTCGACGACGATGTGGAAGTGCTTGGGCAGGATGGAGTTGATGTCCATGTCCGGCGCCGGGTTGGTGAAGTCGATGGCGTAGGGCACGCCGTCCTTGCAGGCGAACTCCACCGAGTTCATGTCGTAGCCCAGCGCGTGGTTGAGCGCCCAGGCGCCGTCGAGGATCTGCTGCTCGAGCTTCTTGGGCAGCCACTGGCCGTCGGTCTCGACGTAGCAGCGGCGCTTGGGGTCGTACTTGATAGGATAAATGAACTCTTTACCGATGCAGATGCAGCGCACGTACTCATCGAAGTCGATGAACTGCTGCAGCGTCATCACCAGCGTGGCGCTCTTGTTGTACTCGCGGAAGAGCTCCTGCATGTTGTTCACGCGGGAGACGTTCTTCCAGCCGCCGCCGTCCGCGGGCTTCAAGATCGCGGGGAAGCCCACGTAGTTGGTGATGCCCTCCCAGTCGAGCGGGTACTCGAGGTTCCGCAGCGAGCGGTTCGGGTCGATCGACGGGATGTAGCTGTGGCTGGGCAGCATCACCGTCCTCGGCACCTTGACGCCGAGCTTCGTCGCCAGCGAGTAGCCGAAGAACTTCTCATCGGCGCTCCACCAGAACGGGTCGTTGATGACGTAGGTGCCGGCGAGCGCCGCGGCCTTCATGTGGAACCGGTAGAACGGCACCTCGTGGCTGAGGCGGTCGACGAGGACGCGATACGGCGACTCGTAGACCTCGCGGGTGCCGCCGAACTTGGCGAGCTCGGCCTTGAAGCCCGGCGTCTCGTTCACCTTGGCCATGAAGGCCTGGGGGAAGCTCTCCTCCATTCCCACCACGATTCCGATGCGCTCGCTCACGATGCCTCCAAAATCCAGGGTGCGTTGCTGTGTCTGGCGGTTCTACGCGGGAATGGCCTTGTGCGCCTAGCCGGTGGCTCCCGCGGTGCTGGTTGCCGGGCGTTCGTTGATGGCCTCGAACGCCTCCATGCTCTCCTCGGGCATGGCAATGGGCTTGTACCCCCGCACCTCGGCGATCTTGTTGAAGCGCCGGGTGAGCCAGCCGGGAATCATGATGGCGAAGGTGCGCGCCAGGCGCGTCGGATCGCCGAGCGACTTCATCATGCGCTCGTACAGCTCGTCGCCGTACGCCATCTTGAAGGCCAGGGCCTTCTCGGGTCGGCTGATCCAGGCCACCACGCCGGGCTTGTCGGCCTCGGGGTGGAACTGCGTGCCCACGACGCCCGGCGCGAACTGGAACGCGAGCAGCGCCTCGCCCTTGTCGGTGCGGCCCTCGCGGCTCTCCCGCGCGAGCAGCGAGCCGCCCAGCTTCTGGAGCTTCTTCTCGTCGAGATCCACGGCCTCCCAGCCGCGGTGCTCGAAGGCGAAGAGCCGATCGCCGAAGGGCTGGAAGACATCGCTCTTCATGCCTTCGGCGGTGACGTACGCCGGCATCAGCCCGAACTTGGTGGCCACGCGCTCGCGCATGGTGGCCACGCCGAAGTGCAGCACGCAGAGCTCGAAGGAGTGGCACACCGCGAAGACGCTTGGCGCCGTCTGCGGAGACTTCACGTTCTTCTCCACGACGGTGTCGAGGAAGGCGCGGTAGTTGTCGGCCCAGGGCTGGTCGTAGCCGTCGTGCGGCGAGCCCGGGCCACCCGAGGAGAGCACGAGGTCGGTGTCGCTGGGCGCCACCTCGTCCAGGTTGCGCGGCTGCACGTGGAGGAGCGGCGTCTCCAGGCCGGGATTGGCCTCGCGCGCTTTGGTGGCGAACGCCTCGAAGAGCCGGCGGAAGCAGCGGACCGCCTCGTTGGGCACCCCGTTGTTCATGTCGACGAGGAGCAAGCGGAGGGGTGCTGGAGCCATGGCGAGCAGATTGTAGTAGAAGCGGGCCAATACCGCGTAGGCGCGTTTGGGGGCAAGCGCACGCGGCGCCAGGCGGTTCCAGGCCCTGCAGGCAGCTGCCGGCAACGCCGGCCTGCTCGGGATGTAGGTCCTGGAACGGTTCAACAGTTCGAAGGAAGCCGATGAGCCAGAATCCCCCGCACCACGTCGATCCCCGCGGCAAGGAGCCCTTGCCCATCGCCGAGCGCCTCGGCGCCGACGAGCGCTTCACCGGCCGGGGCATCCAGGCCGCCTTCCTCGACTCCGGCTTCTACGCCCACCCGGATCTCACCACGCCGCACACGCGCATCCACGCGTACTACGACCTGGTGGGCAACCACAGCGGCGTGGAGCTGCTCAACGAGCACGACGCCTCCAGCTGGCACGGGATGATGTCCAGCGTGGTGGCCGCGGGGAACGGCGCGCTCTCGGGCGGCCGGTTCCGCTCGCTGGCGCCGGACCTCGGGCTGGTTCTGGTCAAGGTCGGCACGCTGCAGCGCGTGCACCACGACGACATCGCCCGCGGCATCGAGTGGGTGCTCCTGAACCGCGCGCGCTACGACATCCGCGTGCTCAACATCTCCTGCGGCGGCGACTACGAAGCCAGCTACCTCGACGACGTGATGAGCCGCTTCGCCGAGGCCGCCATCCGCGCGGGCATCGTGGTCATCGCCGCGGTGGGAAACAACGGCGCGCGGCCGGGCTACATCGTCCCGCCGGCGAGCGTGCCGGCGGTGATCAGCGTGGGCGGCCTCGACGACGCGGGCGATCCGCGCCTGGGCCGCGTCACCGGCTACCGCAGCTCATACGGCCCCACCATCGACGGCCTGCAGAAGCCCGAGGTGATCACCCTCGCCGACTGGCTGCCGGCGCCGATGCTGCCCGACACGCCGACGCAGAAGCAGGCGCGCTTCCTCAAGCGGCTCGACAAGGCCCGCGACAACGAGCTCGCGCAGATCATCGCCGACCACCCGGGCTTGTACCCGCCCCTCGACGAGGCCCGCGAGCGGCCCGTCTATCTCTTGCGGCAGATCATCGGCGCGGCCCTGCGCGACGGCATGGTCATCGACCAGCACTACAAGATGGTCGACGGCACCAGCTTCGCCGCGCCCATCGTGACCTCGGTGGTGGCCCAGATGCTCGAGGCGAACCCCGCGCTCACGCCGCGCGAGGTGAAGCGCGTGCTCATCCAGACCGCAAAGCGCCTGCCCAACCTCGACGTCGACCGCCAGGGCTGGGGCGCCGTTCAGCCCGGCCCCGCCGTGGCCAAGGCGCTCGAGCTCCGTGAGAAGGCCCTGCCGGCGCGCGGGTAGTCCCAGCGGCCAAGGCGCTACTGGCAGAGGCAGCTGTCGTGCGATTCGGCGTAGCTGCAGGAAACGCCCACGCAGGCCCCGGACACGCAGGCCGACGCCGCGAAAGCGTTGCTGCTGCTGGTACAGGGGCAACAAGTCTGGGCACAGTCGTCGGCGGTGGTGCAGGGCGCGCCCTGGCCACCCGCTCCGAACGGGTGGTTGGGATCGGTGGTGCAGTCGCCGCCCGCTTGCGCCACGTTGAGGGTATCCGAGCCAAACGAGAGCTGCGCCAGATTGTCGTGCGTGGCACTGCAGCCCGTCGAGCCGCTGCTACCGCTCGAGCCTGCCGCTCCCGTGGTCGACGTGCTGGTGCTCGAGCCGCTCGTCGTCGAGGTCGTCGATGCGGAGGCAGACGCGCCCGTTGTCCCAGTCGCGCCTGTGCTTCCCTGTCCCCCGCCCGTCGGCCCGCCGGAGGTGGCACCCGCGGCCGCGCCGGTGTCGTTGGGATCGAAGCTCGGCGAGGGCGAGCTGCTACACCCGGCTGCGCCGAGGAACATCGCGACAGAGACAAGCGTCGCAGCCGTGTGGTGTCGCGGGATCACGGACGCCCCTGCAGCACCGAGCGAGGCGCCGCCATGCGGGTGGAGGGTGGCTAGTTCACGTTGCCGTTGTTGCTCGCGCCGCCCGTCGACTGCCCGGAGTACTGGTTTCCAGGCGTGTTGAGGCTGAGGAGCGACTCGGCCGTCATCTTCGAGGTATCGACGAGGCCATTCTCCAGGCGCGGCGTGAGCGTGCCCGAGATGCACGCCGCCCCCACGATGACGTTCTGATCATTGTCGTGGGCCCAGTTGTTGGCCGCGGGCGGGAGCTCGTCCTGGTTGTCTCGCACGTAGATGTACACGTCGAGCTTTCCATCGCCATCGAGGTCGAAGAAGAGCTGGCTGTACGGCGACGTGGTCTGAAGCGCTGTGCTCGTCGGATTTGCGGGCGCCGTATTCCAGGTCGAGGGGACCGGGTTGTAGTGAGAAGGGTCGGCCAGATAGGTGTTCCAGCTCGCCACGTTGTTCGCGAAGAATGCGCGCGCGAGCTGAAGGCCTGCCTCCGCGCAGTCGACCCGGGCGAGCTCGCGCGTTTGGCGAGAGGCCCGCTCGCGCTGTCCCGAGGCGTAGAGGTACAGCGAGCTCACCGCCAGGAGCAACACGGCGGAAACGCCAATGGCCACCAGGAGGGCCGAGCCCCGCTCTGCCTTTCTCACCTTCATCACAGGCTCCCGGGGTTCACGTTCGGCAGCTCAATGGTGCGCGTGTACATGACGTGGCGGTAGCCGTCGGGGGCGGGCTGGGTGGCGTAATGGTTCTCAATCATGATCGGCTGGGTGACCGTGCTCAGCACCGGGTGGCTGTGCTCGTCGAGGATGGGGCCCGCGCTGCGAACGCCCACGCTCACCCGGACCGCTCTCAGGGGCACGGGAACGCCGCTCGCGGCCGTGACCTGAGGGCTCAAGCCGTCCACCCAGGTGAAGTTCGCGGGATTGCCGGTCCCCGAAGTATCGAGCGCGTACTTGACCTGAAGATCTTCGACGAACTGCTGAACCAGGGTTCCCGTGTCCGCATCCTGAAAGGGACGCCCGACCGTTGGGTACGGCCCGTTGGGATAGGTCCCCGCCGGCGCGGTTCCGCTCAGCACGCCTCGCGACTTGTACAGGCCGGGCACGCCGCTCGCGTCGTTCTTGACGAAGTAGTGCCAGACCTGCGCCCCGTACACCATGTCGCCCACCTGGAAGCCGCCGTGCTCGGGTGAATCGGAGATGCCGCTGGACGACTCGGCGTACCCGATGGTCGTTCCGGAGATTGTGATGTTCGAGAGCAGCGCCGCCTTGTCCATGTTGCTCAGGAGCAAGGTGTCGCCGGCGGTGAAGCTCCCGGTGCAGATGACGTTGATTGCGCCGGTGCCGAAGTTGGTCACGGTTGCGGCCGCTCCGGGGTCCTTGCAGCTCTCCCGCAGTGTATTCGGGTGGGCGCCAATGACCCACAGGTCATCGGTGGCCTGGGCTGCCGACAGGGGAGAGGCCGAGCCATGAAGGCCGTAGCCTGCTCCGGTGGTTCCGTCCATGCCGAAGACAGGCATGTACAGCTGTGGCGAGCTGTCGGCGAGCCCGAGGATGTAGACCCCCTGCCCTGCGCCGTGCCCGGCGCCCAGCAGGGCCTTCACGATGTCGCTCATGGCCAGGCGGGCATCGTCGGAGGTTTCGATTCGCTGATCGGCGTTTCTCGTCAACGTCGCACCGGTCACCATCAGCGACGAGGCGATGACCACCGCCACGATCATGATGGTGGCCGCAATCATCAGCTCGATGAGCGTGAAGCCTCGCTGGCGGCGGCTCATTGCACCACCACCATGCGCTCGACCACGGCATACAGCGAGGGATTGCTCGGCGGCGACGGGTCGCCGCCGCGGATCACGCGGGTCCAGAGGGTGTACGGCGTCCCGGAGGGCGGCGTGGAGCCGTCGGGGAGCGTGGTGATGAGCGCAATCTCCCGGCAGAACGTCCCATTGGGGAGCGACGAGGAGCCGCAGTTGGTCGCGCCATTTCCGCTCGCAGGAACGATGATGCCGTCCTCGCTGACGGAGAAGAACGCCCCCTGGGGATCGAGCTGCCAGGGGGAGGCGCCCAGCGCCTTGCTCGCGGGCCCACCCGCGGGGAAGCCTTGCGGCGTTCCAAAGATCGTCGGGGTGGTGGTGAGGGTGGTCTTGTCGGTCATCATGAGGAGCTGCGTGCGCTGCTCCGCCAGGGCGGCCTTGAACTGCCTGAGCTGGCCGTCATGAAGATCGTGCGAGGCGGCCATCAGGCCCGAGAGGGCTGCCAGACCTCCAACGGCCAGGATGACCATTGCGATCATCACCTCGATCAGCGTGAAGCCTCGGTCCTGAGAGATGGGCGAGCTCACTTGAGGAACCTCAGGATCCAGTCGCGCAGGCGATAGGTGAGGGACTTCTTCGACGGGCTGAGCGCAGAGTTGGGGGCGAAGTCCGACGAGCCGCCCAGTGTCACCGACGTGGACTTCACGTAATCGAAGCCACCGGGGTGATCGACCAGGACGCCCGAGCCACCGCTGCCGTTGTACACGGCCGCACCGCCGAAGGTGGCCAGCGGCGAGGCGCCGATGTCCGTGAACGGCGAGGCCGTCGAGGACTTGCCCAGGTTCATGTAGTAGGTGTGGCCGCCGGTGTTGGTGGCGAGCTGCATGATGTCGCCCACCGTTCCCGAGGCGGTGGAGACGACCGCATCGGAGCCAGAGATGGTGATGTTGCCGTACACGCGCTCTCCGGGCGCGAACACCACCGGGAAGCCAGTGGGCTCCTGGAGCACGCCCGTGGTGGACGCCGCCGCGTAGGTGTTGGCGGCGGTCCAGGGGGTGACGCCGTCGAGCTTCAGGCCCGTGGGGCCGTTCACCGGCACCCGCTTCTGGTCATAGAGCACCACGTGGAGCTTGCCGGAGTCGCTGCTCGGAGTGGCCACCCAGTCCGCGCCGGCGGTGCCGAAGATGAGCACCGTGGCCGAGGGGTAGGGCTTCAGCACCGTGCCCGCCGCGGGGTTGGTGGGCACCTTGGCCACCGCAATGTTGGTGGTGATGGGCTGGTTGCTCCCCGCCGTAGATTGCACGTCGAAGGCCGGGAAGTCGCAGCCGGCGGAGCACGAGGCGAGCACGGTGTTGTAGTTGGCGTTGGCGCCGTTGCGCGCGCTCAGCTCCCAGAGCTGGCCCTCGAGGTCGCCCACCAGCACCGAGGACACGCCGTCGGCGGCGAAGGTGACGGTGGCCGGCGGGGGCAGCGCGTCGGTGGAGTAGCTGGGGTGGGTGTACGGCTTCTCCCACTGCCAGAGCTTCTGGCCCGTGGCCACGTCGATGGCGAAGACCTCGATGCCCGAGTTGCCGTTGTTCATGTTGGAGGTGACGAACGCCGCGTACTCGGGCTCCAGGCCCACGCGCATCTCGCCCAGGCTCACGCCGGTGGAGCCGCCGAGGTCCTGGTAGTCGTAGACCTTGGTGTCCACGCGGCCCGTGTCGGTGGCGGGGTACGGCAGGTACTTGGTCTGCCCGTACTTCCACTTTGGCACCAGGTCGGCGGCGGTGGGGGCCGTGGGCGGCAGGTGGCCCAGCGAGTCGTTCAGGATCTCGGTGGGCGAGTACGAGGGGCTGGAGCCCGTCTGGAAGAGGTTGCCCACGATGTCCCAGAGCAGCCGCGGGTGCAGCGGGTTGGTGACGTCCATGGCGAAGATCTCGTTGCCGTTGGGCCCCACCGAGGCCACCAGCACGGTGTGCCACTCGCGAAGGCCGCTGCCCGAGAAGTCGGCGAAGACATCCATGACCGCCGGCGAGGAGTCCACCTGAGCCGAGTTGTTGCTCAGGTGCGGCAGCTGGCTCGCGGGGAGGTACGACCAGAGCTCGGTGCCCACCGCGGGCGGCGTGAACGCGGTGGTGGAGGTGCCGCCCCAGTGGGTCTTGAACTTGCTGCCCGAGGTGGGGTCGGGGTCGGTGTCGGAGAAGAAGTGCACCGGGCTCGCGGCCGCGTCCGGGCCCTTGTAGCCCGAGCCGCCGCCGACGTAGATGGCGTGGAGCTGGCCATCGAGCGTGCCGGTGTACGCCACCGTGGGCCGCTTCGCCCCCAGGTCGGTGATGTTGGGGCTGGGGGGCACCACCGCGGGCGTGGAGTGCACGTCGCCGCCGAGGTGCGCGCGGTTGTCGTTGCCGTCGGTGCACTGCGCGTCGGTGGGCGTGAGGTTGGAGGTGCTGCCCGCGTAGCAGTAGCCGCGCACGCGCTGCAGCATCTCCGCCACGTTCGGCGCGTCGGCCAGGTAGGTGCTGACGTCGTGGGCGTCGCAGTCGTTGCCGCCCCAGTCGGAGCCGGAGTTGAGCTTGGAGAAGTTGATGTTCTGCTGCAGGTCGCAGAAGCCGTCGGCGCCCACCACCATGTGCAGGTTGTTCGTCTCGCCGTCATCGAAGGTGGGCGAGCTCACCGCGGGCGCGTAGCCCATCACGTCCACGCAGCCCGTGGCCGGTGTGCCGCCGAACGAGCAGGAGCTGGTGAGGAGCGTGCCGTCCACCGCCTCGGGCGTCCAGCCCACCTGGAGGATGTTGTGCGGCGCCTTCCCGCCTCCAGACGTGCTGGGGTTCACCTTCGGGTAGCCGCCGAAGTAGGTGAAGATGTTCCGCATGGCCGGGTTGGGCGCGATTCCCTCGGGGTTGTTCACGTTGGCCGCGTCCCAGATGTTGTCGGTGGTGTAGGTGTAGTCGTTGCCCGCGGTGAGCGTGGTGAGGTCGTGCGCGCGAAAGTTGCCGGGGTAGTACGGCCACACCCAGAGGTTGATGTTGGTGGGTGCGTACTGAACCACCGCGGGGTTGGTGCCGTAGCCCGTCACCGCCTCGTAGGTGGGGGTGATGAGCTCGTCGTTGTAGTTGGTCGCGGAGTCGGTGCGGCCGTAGGCCACCACCGGCGCCGCGATGCCGCGCTCGCTGGCGATGGGCGCCGCGCTCAGGTTCAGCATGGTGTTGAGCACCACGCGGGCGCCGTTGGCGTCGCCGGAGACGTCGTGGCCCGAGACGTACACGATGGCCGCGTGCTTGGCGTCCTGCTGGCCGAAGTCGAAGGCGTCGGAGCCGCTGCTGGTGGTCACCATCTGGGCCGTCCAGCTCTGCAGCGCGGAGCCGTTGCTGGTGAGCGGCTCGTAGCCGTCGTTCGACCCGCTCTGGGTCACGTACTTCCAGTCGCCCACCTGCGCGAAGATGTTGCTGGGGTTGGGGTAGCAGGCCCACGTGGTGTTGCCGCTCGGCCAGTCGGGGTCGGTGCAGTTGGGGCCGCTGTCCGTTTTCTTGACGTAGATGCCCTTGGTGAAGAGGAAGTTGGCGCTGTTGGCCGGGCCGCC
Above is a window of Deltaproteobacteria bacterium DNA encoding:
- a CDS encoding PilW family protein, producing MSRRQRGFTLIELMIAATIMIVAVVIASSLMVTGATLTRNADQRIETSDDARLAMSDIVKALLGAGHGAGQGVYILGLADSSPQLYMPVFGMDGTTGAGYGLHGSASPLSAAQATDDLWVIGAHPNTLRESCKDPGAAATVTNFGTGAINVICTGSFTAGDTLLLSNMDKAALLSNITISGTTIGYAESSSGISDSPEHGGFQVGDMVYGAQVWHYFVKNDASGVPGLYKSRGVLSGTAPAGTYPNGPYPTVGRPFQDADTGTLVQQFVEDLQVKYALDTSGTGNPANFTWVDGLSPQVTAASGVPVPLRAVRVSVGVRSAGPILDEHSHPVLSTVTQPIMIENHYATQPAPDGYRHVMYTRTIELPNVNPGSL
- a CDS encoding carboxylate-amine ligase, with translation MIDGQFTLGVEEEYQIVHPESRDLRSYVSRLIEDGKSVLRERVRPEMHQSMVEVGTTICKDVGAVRSELCEMRGELDKLARKGGLRIMAASTHPFADWKQQDITDHARYHNIVHDMQDMARANLIFGLHVHVGIKEKQVALAMANQIRYFLPHLLALTCSSPFWMGRNTGLKSMRCQIFKRFPRTGIPDEFESVEQLERFVNTLIKTGCMDNGKKLWWDVRPHYLFDTVEVRICDMPTNMDHTIAVVALIQALMAKLYLMYRRNTAWRTYARALIDENKWRAIRYGTEAKMIDFGIQEEKPFAGLIDELIDFVKEATDIFGTGKHMEVIREIARGGTSAHRQIEVYEKSNNDIRAVCDWLMAETMRGI
- a CDS encoding S8 family serine peptidase, coding for MSQNPPHHVDPRGKEPLPIAERLGADERFTGRGIQAAFLDSGFYAHPDLTTPHTRIHAYYDLVGNHSGVELLNEHDASSWHGMMSSVVAAGNGALSGGRFRSLAPDLGLVLVKVGTLQRVHHDDIARGIEWVLLNRARYDIRVLNISCGGDYEASYLDDVMSRFAEAAIRAGIVVIAAVGNNGARPGYIVPPASVPAVISVGGLDDAGDPRLGRVTGYRSSYGPTIDGLQKPEVITLADWLPAPMLPDTPTQKQARFLKRLDKARDNELAQIIADHPGLYPPLDEARERPVYLLRQIIGAALRDGMVIDQHYKMVDGTSFAAPIVTSVVAQMLEANPALTPREVKRVLIQTAKRLPNLDVDRQGWGAVQPGPAVAKALELREKALPARG